One Bacteroidota bacterium genomic region harbors:
- a CDS encoding 4-(cytidine 5'-diphospho)-2-C-methyl-D-erythritol kinase: MVTFPNCKINLGLSITGKRPDGYHNLETIFFPITIKDVLEIISADKTELTVTGNEIDVKPEENICFKAYQLLKKDFPELPAIKIHLHKTIPSGAGLGGGSADASFILKMLNDKFQLNLSTDQLISYGLQLGSDCPFFIINKPCLATGRGEILEEIKIDLSAYKILIINPGIHINTGWAFTQLTPTLPAKPIKEIIQQPVSTWKDKLKNDFEEPVFKKYPEIKSLKETLYNNGAIYAAMSGSGSSVFGLFEKEKKMKIDFPGNYFTKELFC, translated from the coding sequence ATGGTAACATTTCCTAACTGCAAGATCAATCTTGGCTTAAGCATTACCGGCAAACGTCCGGATGGTTACCATAATCTTGAAACAATATTTTTCCCGATTACTATTAAAGATGTTCTTGAAATTATTTCTGCAGATAAAACTGAGCTTACAGTAACAGGAAATGAAATTGATGTTAAGCCCGAAGAAAACATTTGCTTTAAAGCATATCAACTACTGAAAAAAGATTTCCCTGAACTGCCAGCAATAAAAATTCATTTACATAAAACAATTCCATCCGGTGCAGGATTGGGAGGAGGTAGTGCCGATGCATCTTTTATTTTAAAAATGCTGAATGATAAATTTCAGCTCAACTTATCTACCGATCAGCTTATCAGTTACGGGTTACAGCTCGGTAGTGATTGTCCTTTCTTTATCATCAACAAACCTTGTCTTGCCACAGGCCGTGGAGAAATACTGGAAGAAATAAAAATTGATCTGTCAGCTTATAAAATTTTGATCATTAATCCCGGTATTCATATCAATACAGGTTGGGCATTTACACAACTCACTCCTACCCTGCCTGCAAAACCGATTAAAGAAATTATCCAGCAACCTGTCTCAACGTGGAAAGATAAATTGAAAAATGATTTTGAAGAACCGGTATTCAAAAAATATCCTGAAATAAAATCATTAAAAGAAACTCTTTATAACAACGGAGCCATATATGCAGCTATGAGTGGAAGCGGTTCTTCTGTTTTTGGTTTATTTGAAAAAGAGAAAAAGATGAAGATCGATTTCCCTGGAAATTATTTTACAAAAGAGTTATTCTGCTAA
- a CDS encoding gliding motility-associated C-terminal domain-containing protein: protein MHNITKQNIKAIKLLHPAILSFFLFTVFFQSKLTAQCPPNIDFENGSFSGWTCYTGNTVALGNSTNAINLFPSGGPVPNYHTMYSAANDAGTLDFYGGFPVMCPNGSGYSVKLGNTMGGAEAEGISYEFTIPAGRNTYSLIYHYAVVFQDPNHLDFQQPRLVLEVTNVTDNQRIDCSSFTFFPNGSPLPGFFQSTNGDSTAVWCKDWSAVTINLNNQAGKTIRLFFKTADCTFRRHFGYAYIDVNTECSSEFVGATYCRDDTAVNVVAPYGYQSYTWYNNTFTQTLGSTQHIRFSPPPAVGTTIAVELIPYNGYGCLDTLYARLVDTLTLRANAGEDVLSCNKNPVMIGGNSKPGVVYTWSPDVGLSNPDISNPRANPPNTMLYELTVRSTGGGCMSKDSVLVTTSIIDSSMQVIGKTNFCVTTGDSAVFRVQPTDSIQWYVNGNPVIGANNTRYRANISGTYHAMLYTDVGCAISTRTETVLIETPRSPVIYPIQYAVINNPIDLTARNFGVSYLWKPPIYLDHVNIINPQFNSPLTDEEFIYTVTITTSGGCVTVDTQIVKTIKEVKVYIPTAFTPNNDGRNDLLLPITFGIKEIQYFRVFNRWGQLVFDIKSNQRGWNGTISGMQQPTSTFVWIFQGLGLDKKTYTQKGTVTLIR from the coding sequence GTGCATAACATCACTAAACAAAATATTAAAGCCATAAAATTGTTGCACCCGGCCATACTCTCATTTTTTCTATTCACTGTTTTTTTTCAATCTAAATTAACTGCTCAATGTCCTCCCAATATTGATTTTGAAAACGGAAGTTTTAGCGGATGGACATGCTATACCGGGAATACAGTTGCTTTAGGTAATTCAACAAATGCAATAAATCTCTTTCCGTCCGGTGGCCCGGTACCCAATTATCATACAATGTACTCTGCTGCCAATGATGCAGGTACCCTGGACTTTTATGGTGGCTTTCCTGTTATGTGTCCAAACGGAAGCGGCTATTCTGTAAAACTTGGAAATACTATGGGTGGTGCAGAAGCAGAAGGTATCTCCTATGAATTTACGATACCTGCCGGCCGCAATACTTATTCTTTGATCTATCATTATGCAGTCGTATTCCAGGATCCGAATCACCTCGATTTTCAACAACCACGACTGGTGCTGGAAGTAACCAATGTGACCGATAATCAACGTATCGATTGTTCCTCCTTTACTTTTTTTCCGAATGGCTCACCACTACCAGGATTTTTTCAATCGACTAATGGCGATTCTACTGCCGTTTGGTGCAAAGACTGGTCAGCAGTTACGATCAACCTGAATAACCAGGCAGGAAAAACGATTCGTTTGTTTTTTAAAACGGCAGATTGCACATTCCGCCGCCATTTCGGTTATGCTTATATCGATGTAAATACGGAATGCAGCAGCGAATTTGTTGGCGCCACTTATTGCCGCGATGATACAGCAGTAAATGTAGTAGCTCCTTACGGATATCAATCATACACATGGTATAACAATACTTTTACTCAAACATTAGGTAGTACGCAGCATATTCGTTTCAGTCCGCCACCCGCGGTAGGCACTACCATTGCCGTTGAGCTGATACCCTATAATGGTTATGGCTGCCTGGATACCTTATATGCCAGGCTGGTCGATACCCTTACGCTTAGGGCCAATGCAGGCGAAGATGTACTCTCATGCAATAAAAATCCTGTAATGATCGGCGGCAATTCTAAGCCCGGAGTAGTGTATACCTGGAGCCCGGATGTGGGATTATCCAATCCGGACATTTCAAACCCAAGGGCCAATCCTCCTAATACAATGTTATATGAATTGACGGTACGCAGCACGGGAGGTGGCTGCATGAGTAAAGACTCGGTTCTCGTTACTACTTCGATCATAGATAGTAGTATGCAGGTAATTGGGAAAACAAATTTCTGTGTTACTACTGGCGATAGCGCTGTGTTTCGTGTGCAACCAACCGACAGTATTCAATGGTATGTAAATGGCAACCCGGTTATCGGAGCTAATAATACAAGATACAGGGCCAATATATCGGGCACCTATCATGCAATGTTGTATACCGACGTAGGTTGTGCAATATCTACAAGGACTGAAACGGTATTAATAGAAACACCGCGGTCACCTGTTATTTATCCTATTCAATATGCAGTGATAAATAACCCGATTGACTTAACTGCGAGAAATTTTGGAGTAAGTTATTTATGGAAGCCACCCATTTACCTGGATCATGTAAATATTATCAATCCGCAATTCAACAGTCCATTGACTGACGAAGAATTTATTTATACAGTTACCATTACTACCTCTGGTGGTTGTGTAACTGTTGATACGCAAATTGTAAAAACAATTAAAGAAGTAAAAGTTTATATACCCACAGCATTTACTCCAAATAATGATGGCCGGAATGATCTTTTGCTGCCCATAACTTTTGGTATAAAAGAAATTCAATACTTCCGTGTATTCAACCGCTGGGGCCAGCTCGTATTTGATATAAAATCAAACCAACGTGGTTGGAACGGAACCATCAGCGGTATGCAACAACCTACCAGCACATTTGTATGGATATTCCAGGGATTGGGGCTGGATAAAAAAACCTACACACAGAAGGGAACGGTGACGTTGATACGTTAG
- a CDS encoding electron transfer flavoprotein subunit alpha/FixB family protein produces MSVLVFIDQSEGQVKKSSFEALTYGSKLAAQLGTSAEGIILGTIKDDIAALGKYGVSKIHHVNNDALTNLDAQTYTNVIAQAVQACGATVVVFSNNVNGKAIAPRLSAKLKAGLISGAVGLPDTSNARPDDPVGRGFVVKKGVFSGKAFAKIAVNTAVKIIAIQPNSFQTIAGGGTAEVVAFNATVDTPKVKITAINKITGEVPLSEAELVVSGGRGLKGPENWGMIEEMAKLLGAATACSRPVSDAHWRPHHEHVGQTGLAIAPNLYIAIGISGSIQHLAGVNRSKTIVVINKDPEAPFFKAADYGIVGDAFEVVPKMNEAIRKLKAH; encoded by the coding sequence ATGTCTGTTTTAGTTTTTATAGATCAATCAGAAGGCCAGGTAAAAAAATCTTCCTTTGAAGCTTTGACTTATGGCAGCAAATTAGCAGCGCAACTCGGCACAAGTGCTGAAGGAATTATTTTGGGCACAATAAAAGATGATATCGCTGCATTAGGAAAATATGGTGTTTCAAAAATTCATCATGTAAATAATGATGCATTGACCAACCTTGATGCGCAAACTTATACGAATGTGATTGCGCAGGCAGTACAGGCTTGCGGCGCAACTGTAGTTGTGTTCTCAAATAATGTAAATGGAAAAGCAATAGCCCCACGTCTTTCTGCAAAACTGAAAGCCGGATTAATTTCCGGTGCAGTTGGTTTACCTGATACAAGTAATGCCCGCCCGGATGATCCGGTCGGACGGGGTTTTGTAGTGAAAAAAGGAGTGTTCTCAGGAAAGGCCTTTGCAAAGATCGCTGTAAATACAGCTGTAAAAATTATTGCGATACAGCCCAACTCCTTCCAAACAATAGCCGGCGGTGGAACAGCGGAAGTTGTTGCATTCAACGCAACAGTTGATACACCCAAAGTAAAAATAACAGCCATAAATAAAATAACAGGCGAGGTGCCGCTTAGCGAAGCCGAACTCGTTGTAAGTGGTGGCCGCGGATTAAAAGGCCCTGAAAACTGGGGCATGATAGAAGAAATGGCTAAACTATTAGGGGCAGCTACAGCATGCAGCCGTCCGGTTTCCGATGCACATTGGCGTCCGCATCATGAACATGTGGGACAAACAGGGCTTGCCATTGCACCTAACTTATATATTGCAATTGGTATCTCTGGCTCTATTCAGCATCTGGCTGGAGTAAACCGCAGTAAAACGATTGTGGTGATCAATAAAGACCCCGAAGCCCCTTTCTTTAAAGCGGCAGACTATGGAATCGTTGGTGATGCATTTGAAGTAGTGCCTAAAATGAACGAGGCTATAAGGAAATTAAAGGCGCACTAA
- a CDS encoding DUF1080 domain-containing protein yields MKNVLLALLIFPFLNFQNKSVSLFNGKDLTGWTIHGTEKWYVEKGQLVCESGPDKQYGYLSTNKSYKNFVLNLEFKQESNGNSGVFFRSSIEGTKISGWQCEVAPKDHFTGGIYESYGRGWLIKPNPLHERFLKTGKWNKLKLQVNGDEVTTWLNGHMMVQFNDEKIGKGNGFIALQIHDGGGIKVRWKKIMIEELP; encoded by the coding sequence ATGAAGAATGTACTGCTTGCCCTTCTCATTTTTCCTTTTTTAAACTTTCAAAACAAATCCGTTTCACTTTTTAATGGTAAAGACCTAACAGGCTGGACAATTCATGGTACTGAGAAATGGTATGTAGAAAAAGGACAGCTTGTTTGCGAAAGCGGACCCGATAAACAGTATGGTTATCTCTCCACTAATAAAAGCTATAAAAATTTTGTTCTCAATCTTGAATTCAAACAGGAATCGAATGGCAACAGTGGCGTGTTTTTCCGTTCTTCTATTGAAGGCACTAAGATCAGCGGCTGGCAATGCGAAGTGGCGCCAAAAGATCATTTTACCGGGGGCATTTATGAATCATATGGCCGGGGTTGGCTGATAAAACCTAACCCACTGCATGAACGTTTTTTAAAAACCGGCAAATGGAATAAGCTGAAACTACAGGTAAATGGCGACGAAGTAACAACCTGGCTGAATGGCCATATGATGGTACAATTCAACGATGAAAAAATTGGTAAAGGCAATGGGTTTATAGCTTTGCAGATACATGATGGAGGTGGAATAAAGGTGAGATGGAAGAAAATTATGATTGAAGAACTGCCGTAA
- a CDS encoding electron transfer flavoprotein subunit beta/FixA family protein: MKILVCISKTPDTTAKIAFTDNNTKFDNNGVQWIINPYDEWYALVRAIELKEADASTVIHLCTVGAADAEPIIRKALALGGDEAFRVNADSHDSFYIASQIAEVAKQGGYDLVFTGKETIDYNGSSIGGMVAELLNLPYVSLATKFDLAGNKATITREIEGGEEVCEVDLPVVVSCQKGVAEQRIPNMRGIMAARTKPLKVTEPAAVDPLTSITSFELPPAKAGVKLVPADNPEELVRLLHEEAKVI, encoded by the coding sequence ATGAAGATTCTTGTCTGTATAAGCAAAACGCCGGACACAACGGCAAAAATAGCCTTCACCGATAACAACACGAAATTCGATAACAACGGTGTGCAGTGGATCATTAATCCTTACGATGAATGGTATGCATTGGTTCGTGCCATTGAACTGAAAGAAGCAGATGCATCAACGGTTATTCATCTTTGTACAGTTGGTGCTGCTGATGCTGAACCTATCATCCGTAAAGCACTTGCACTTGGTGGCGATGAAGCTTTCCGCGTAAATGCAGACAGTCATGATAGTTTTTATATCGCATCGCAAATTGCTGAAGTAGCAAAACAAGGTGGCTATGATCTGGTCTTTACCGGAAAAGAAACAATTGACTATAACGGTTCATCAATCGGTGGAATGGTTGCGGAACTACTGAACCTCCCCTATGTTTCATTGGCAACAAAATTTGATCTGGCCGGAAACAAAGCAACCATCACAAGAGAGATTGAAGGTGGCGAAGAAGTTTGTGAAGTGGATTTGCCAGTTGTTGTAAGCTGCCAGAAAGGTGTTGCTGAGCAACGCATACCAAATATGCGAGGCATTATGGCTGCAAGAACAAAACCATTGAAAGTAACAGAACCTGCAGCGGTTGATCCACTCACTTCAATAACTAGTTTTGAATTACCACCCGCTAAGGCAGGTGTAAAATTGGTTCCTGCAGATAATCCTGAAGAACTGGTTCGCTTGTTACATGAAGAAGCAAAAGTTATTTAA
- a CDS encoding amino acid permease — translation MPPTTELKRTISFTTAASLVIGGVIGSGIFMRPAEMAGQLGSPYLIMLAWIIAGTITLLSAMSTAEIGAMMPETGGQYVYMKKIYGDFWGYLFGWANFAVINTAGTAAVTFIIGQYFEYFVKLPRFSEAVEQSVSFHLPMMGDIFPLQNFGVKIFTIIVLGLLSLVGYYSTKAGGALQRYLTYAKMLAILFIVFGLLFSGKGSLQNFIIEDHGIKPVGFALVAAMVAACNGALQAFDGYSIMLTIGGEIKNPKKNIPRSLIMGLIVCMIVYILITAAMMYILPVGVMAKSSLVATDAMMVAFGTIGGGIVAGLICINVLGTSNGNVFTSPRMTFAMAEQGRFFASTGIVNKKYETPGNAFLIHFVWMLILVLSGSFTILADLYIFIVWLFNLMLVAGVIILRKRMPDAERPYKVWGYPWVPIIVIIFNAFYLVMTLYNDIKNYNMGKSNTINSVIGLVLTAIGIPLYFYFRRKYKTDNS, via the coding sequence ATGCCACCAACCACTGAATTAAAAAGAACAATCAGTTTTACTACTGCTGCATCGTTAGTTATTGGAGGAGTTATCGGCTCCGGTATTTTTATGCGTCCGGCGGAAATGGCCGGGCAATTAGGTTCTCCTTATTTAATAATGTTAGCATGGATCATTGCCGGCACTATTACTTTATTAAGCGCCATGTCCACTGCTGAAATTGGGGCAATGATGCCCGAAACAGGAGGCCAGTATGTGTACATGAAAAAGATCTATGGCGATTTCTGGGGTTATCTTTTTGGCTGGGCAAATTTTGCCGTGATCAATACTGCCGGCACTGCTGCTGTTACTTTTATAATCGGTCAGTACTTTGAATATTTTGTAAAGCTTCCGCGGTTTTCGGAAGCTGTTGAACAATCAGTAAGTTTTCATCTCCCAATGATGGGCGACATTTTTCCACTACAGAATTTTGGAGTAAAAATTTTTACAATCATTGTACTGGGACTTTTATCCCTGGTTGGCTATTACAGTACTAAAGCCGGCGGAGCTTTGCAACGTTATCTTACATATGCAAAAATGCTTGCGATCTTATTTATTGTTTTTGGTTTATTGTTTTCAGGAAAAGGAAGTTTGCAAAATTTTATTATAGAGGATCATGGAATAAAACCCGTAGGTTTTGCTTTGGTGGCTGCGATGGTGGCTGCCTGTAATGGCGCCTTACAGGCTTTTGACGGATACAGTATAATGCTGACAATAGGTGGTGAAATAAAAAATCCGAAAAAAAATATTCCCCGAAGTCTTATTATGGGGCTTATTGTTTGTATGATCGTTTACATTCTCATTACTGCGGCAATGATGTATATACTGCCCGTTGGTGTAATGGCAAAATCTTCATTGGTAGCCACGGATGCAATGATGGTTGCATTTGGTACTATTGGCGGTGGAATTGTTGCAGGATTGATTTGTATAAATGTACTTGGCACTTCAAATGGAAATGTGTTTACATCACCACGTATGACATTTGCAATGGCCGAGCAAGGCAGATTTTTTGCATCGACTGGCATCGTCAACAAAAAATACGAGACCCCGGGTAATGCTTTTCTTATTCATTTTGTATGGATGCTTATTCTCGTATTGAGCGGTTCATTTACTATTCTTGCCGATCTCTATATTTTTATTGTGTGGCTGTTTAACCTGATGCTGGTAGCCGGAGTTATTATTTTAAGAAAGAGGATGCCGGATGCTGAACGGCCTTATAAAGTCTGGGGCTATCCGTGGGTACCTATTATTGTTATCATCTTTAATGCCTTTTACCTCGTAATGACCTTGTATAATGATATTAAGAACTACAATATGGGTAAATCGAATACAATTAATTCTGTAATTGGCCTGGTACTTACTGCCATTGGTATCCCATTATATTTTTATTTTCGCAGGAAATACAAAACAGATAATTCTTAG
- a CDS encoding glyoxalase, with the protein MAYTIPSGTRIGHVHLKVADLERSLKFYRDLLGFEVQQYYGDSAVFISAGGYHHHIGLNTWHSKNAGPAPINTAGLYHTAILYPTRKDLAIALKRLIDAKYPLTGASDHGVSEALYMDDPDKNGVELYWDKPKEEWPVDEKGNLVMGTDRLDLESLLALAE; encoded by the coding sequence ATGGCTTACACAATTCCTTCAGGCACAAGAATCGGGCATGTGCATTTAAAAGTAGCTGATCTTGAGAGGTCGTTAAAGTTTTATCGGGATCTGCTCGGTTTTGAGGTTCAGCAATACTACGGTGATAGCGCCGTGTTTATTTCGGCTGGTGGTTATCATCATCATATCGGGCTCAATACATGGCACAGTAAAAATGCAGGACCAGCACCGATAAATACAGCAGGACTTTATCATACAGCAATATTGTATCCCACAAGAAAAGACCTTGCAATTGCATTGAAGAGATTGATTGACGCAAAATATCCGTTGACTGGTGCAAGTGATCATGGTGTATCAGAAGCTCTTTATATGGATGATCCGGACAAAAATGGAGTAGAGTTGTATTGGGATAAACCCAAAGAAGAATGGCCAGTTGATGAAAAAGGAAATCTTGTAATGGGAACAGACAGACTTGATCTCGAATCCTTACTTGCTTTAGCAGAATAA
- the tilS gene encoding tRNA lysidine(34) synthetase TilS, giving the protein MNLLQRYQQFIKDENLFSSKDKLLLAVSGGVDSVVLCELCKQSGYDFIIAHCNFQLRGDESERDEQFVRALGEKYKVEVKVKKFDTQKYADENKLSIQEAARVLRYEWFEEIVNGQWATGNSENPIHHSPLTTHLLTAHHKDDNAETVLMNFCRGTGLHGLTGIPVSYGHIKRPMLCFTREEILEFSKENKLEFVEDSSNQSSKYTRNFFRNEIIPAISKVYPQVKENLADNIERFKEIEKLYKLSVAGLKKKLVKEKGSEWHIPIKQLLGYNNRALIYEIISEFGFGEKQIVEVLKLAESESGRYIDSPSFNYRLIKHRHWFIISPVQSAASGIIIIEQKDKNVGFEKGILHIEETNSQKPTTGNATACLDSKEISYPLILRKWKQGDYFYPLGMKKKKKLSRFFIDSKLSKPAKEKIWVIESNKKIIWVVGHRIDERFKITGKTKSVLKLELKS; this is encoded by the coding sequence TTGAATTTACTGCAACGATATCAACAGTTCATTAAAGACGAAAATCTTTTCTCATCAAAAGATAAGTTACTGCTGGCTGTAAGCGGTGGTGTAGACTCTGTTGTGCTTTGTGAATTATGTAAACAGTCTGGCTACGATTTTATTATTGCTCATTGCAATTTTCAATTAAGAGGAGATGAGAGTGAAAGAGATGAACAGTTTGTAAGAGCATTGGGAGAAAAGTATAAGGTTGAGGTTAAGGTTAAGAAATTTGATACGCAGAAATATGCTGATGAAAATAAATTATCAATCCAGGAGGCAGCGAGAGTTTTAAGATATGAATGGTTTGAGGAAATTGTCAATGGGCAATGGGCAACGGGCAATTCTGAGAATCCTATTCACCACTCACCGCTCACCACTCACCTGCTCACTGCACATCATAAGGATGATAATGCAGAAACTGTATTGATGAATTTTTGCCGCGGTACAGGTTTGCATGGATTGACTGGTATTCCTGTTTCTTATGGCCATATCAAAAGGCCAATGCTTTGTTTTACACGGGAAGAAATCCTGGAGTTTTCAAAAGAGAATAAATTGGAGTTTGTTGAAGACTCTTCTAATCAATCTTCCAAATACACAAGAAATTTTTTCAGGAATGAAATTATTCCAGCCATCAGCAAAGTTTATCCCCAGGTAAAAGAAAACCTTGCTGATAATATTGAAAGGTTTAAAGAAATAGAAAAACTTTACAAACTATCAGTAGCCGGTTTAAAAAAGAAACTGGTAAAAGAGAAAGGAAGCGAATGGCATATTCCTATCAAACAATTACTGGGTTATAATAACCGGGCATTGATCTATGAAATAATTTCAGAGTTTGGGTTCGGCGAAAAACAAATTGTTGAAGTGTTGAAGTTAGCCGAAAGCGAATCGGGTCGTTATATTGATTCCCCGTCATTTAATTACAGGTTGATCAAACACCGTCATTGGTTTATCATCAGCCCGGTGCAGTCTGCAGCATCCGGGATCATTATAATTGAACAGAAAGATAAAAATGTTGGATTCGAAAAAGGTATTTTACATATAGAGGAAACCAATAGCCAGAAGCCAACAACCGGCAATGCAACTGCATGTCTTGATTCAAAAGAGATCAGCTATCCGCTAATTCTTCGTAAATGGAAACAAGGCGATTATTTTTATCCATTGGGCATGAAGAAAAAGAAAAAACTTTCCCGGTTTTTTATTGATAGTAAACTTTCAAAGCCTGCTAAAGAAAAAATTTGGGTAATTGAAAGTAATAAAAAAATTATCTGGGTTGTTGGTCACCGGATAGATGAACGTTTTAAAATTACCGGGAAAACGAAATCAGTTCTGAAACTGGAACTAAAATCCTGA
- a CDS encoding tetratricopeptide repeat protein has translation MDRIVRINEMLRDNPADSFLQHALALEYIKLGNDADAQKLFEVILEREPGYVGSYYHLAKLLERIGETDNAIKIYEKGMEETKRIGDNHAFGELRSAYEELTF, from the coding sequence ATGGATAGGATAGTGCGAATAAATGAAATGCTTAGAGATAACCCTGCAGATAGTTTTCTGCAGCATGCTCTTGCGCTGGAGTATATCAAGCTGGGTAATGATGCAGATGCACAGAAATTATTTGAAGTAATACTGGAACGAGAGCCGGGTTACGTCGGCAGTTATTATCACCTCGCTAAATTGCTGGAACGAATTGGCGAAACTGATAACGCAATTAAGATTTATGAAAAAGGAATGGAGGAAACAAAAAGAATAGGAGATAATCATGCATTCGGGGAATTGAGAAGTGCATATGAGGAGTTAACTTTTTAG
- the rocD gene encoding ornithine--oxo-acid transaminase: MTSTIMLSDKTQYYLDLEKKYGAHNYHPLPVVLSKGEGVYLWDIDGKRYYDFLSGYSAVNQGHCHPKILKAFIEQAQQLTLTSRAFHNNLLGEYEKFITEYFGYDKVLPMNTGVEAVETGIKLCRKWAYEVKGIQEGEAKIIVCEGNFHGRTTTIISFSSDQSARKNFGPYMSGFISIPYNDIPALAEALKDKSVAGFLVEPIQGEAGVLVPDEGYLSRAKQLCEAANALFIADEIQTGLARTGKMLACDHENIRPDILLLGKALSGGMLPVSAVLADDEIMMTIKPGEHGSTYGGNPLAAKTAIASLQVLKDEKMIGNAETMGIILRGELKKLDSRHISIIRGKGLLNAIVINHPNKEAAWDLCLELKENGLLAKPTHGDKIRFAPPLIITEEQIMECVEIIGKSLKVLD; the protein is encoded by the coding sequence ATGACATCAACTATTATGTTATCCGATAAAACACAATATTATTTAGATCTCGAAAAAAAATACGGTGCACATAATTATCACCCGTTGCCGGTTGTGCTTTCAAAAGGCGAAGGTGTTTACCTGTGGGATATAGATGGCAAACGCTATTATGATTTTTTAAGCGGCTATTCTGCCGTTAACCAGGGCCATTGTCATCCAAAGATCTTAAAAGCATTTATAGAACAGGCACAGCAACTTACTTTAACAAGCCGTGCATTCCATAATAACCTGTTGGGTGAATATGAAAAGTTTATCACCGAATATTTTGGTTATGATAAAGTGTTGCCAATGAATACAGGTGTTGAAGCAGTTGAAACCGGTATTAAACTTTGTCGGAAATGGGCCTATGAAGTAAAAGGCATTCAGGAAGGCGAAGCGAAAATAATTGTGTGTGAAGGAAATTTTCATGGTCGTACCACTACTATTATTTCTTTCAGCAGTGATCAGTCTGCAAGAAAAAATTTCGGGCCGTATATGTCCGGATTTATTTCTATTCCTTATAATGATATTCCGGCTTTAGCCGAAGCATTAAAAGATAAAAGTGTCGCCGGCTTTTTAGTAGAACCAATACAAGGTGAAGCCGGTGTGTTGGTACCTGATGAGGGATATTTATCAAGAGCTAAACAGTTATGCGAAGCAGCGAATGCACTTTTCATTGCTGATGAAATACAAACAGGCTTAGCAAGAACAGGTAAAATGCTTGCCTGTGACCATGAAAATATAAGACCTGATATTTTATTGTTAGGGAAAGCATTAAGCGGCGGCATGTTGCCAGTGAGTGCAGTGCTTGCTGATGATGAAATAATGATGACAATAAAACCCGGCGAACATGGAAGTACATATGGTGGTAATCCATTAGCAGCAAAAACTGCAATAGCTTCCTTACAGGTTTTAAAAGATGAAAAAATGATAGGGAATGCAGAAACAATGGGTATAATACTGAGAGGTGAATTAAAGAAACTGGATTCCCGGCATATCAGCATCATTCGTGGAAAGGGTTTGCTGAATGCAATTGTTATCAATCATCCAAATAAAGAGGCGGCATGGGATCTCTGTCTTGAACTAAAAGAAAATGGCCTGCTTGCAAAACCAACGCATGGCGATAAAATTCGTTTTGCCCCTCCACTTATAATTACAGAAGAACAAATAATGGAATGTGTTGAAATTATTGGAAAGAGTCTGAAAGTGCTTGATTAG
- a CDS encoding antibiotic biosynthesis monooxygenase encodes MMIRLSEIEIDSTYLKEYKLILQEESRASVQLEPGVIAIYPMYQKQNPTQIRILEIYANREAYESHLKTPHFQKYKSNTLKMVKALKLVDMDNIDPQTMSEIFRKMKH; translated from the coding sequence ATGATGATCCGTTTATCAGAAATAGAAATTGATTCAACTTATCTTAAAGAGTACAAACTAATTCTTCAGGAGGAATCCCGTGCCTCAGTTCAATTAGAACCGGGAGTTATTGCTATCTACCCAATGTACCAAAAGCAAAACCCCACACAAATTCGTATTTTAGAAATATATGCAAACAGGGAAGCGTATGAATCTCATTTAAAAACTCCTCATTTTCAGAAATATAAAAGCAACACTTTAAAAATGGTAAAAGCCCTGAAACTTGTAGATATGGATAATATAGATCCTCAGACAATGAGTGAAATATTTCGTAAAATGAAACATTGA